In one Zobellia galactanivorans genomic region, the following are encoded:
- a CDS encoding CPBP family intramembrane glutamic endopeptidase: protein MYIAQAYRGLSDSWRYVIGLLVVFFVWQFIGGIPLIIALLVKADSLAVLGSGDMGVMADILGANTLFFLMLLTFVIGLIGLFAYVSLVHKQKITQLTTSRKKIDFKRVFFAFFVWALISTAFISVDIVLSPENYEFNFNLEPFLILAVIAVLMIPLQTSMEEYYMRGYMMQGLGIMAKNRWVPLFVTSLLFGIMHVFNPEVAKMGYGILIFYIGTGFFLGIITLMDEGLELALGFHAANNLTAALLVTADWTAFQTNSLYRDVSDPVLGWDILVPVFVIYPLLLYMFSKKYKWTDWKERLTGDVPSKETFLALNNDNADVQDPSSPI from the coding sequence ATGTATATAGCACAAGCGTATAGAGGATTGAGTGATTCGTGGAGGTATGTTATCGGACTCCTGGTTGTTTTTTTTGTATGGCAATTTATAGGAGGTATTCCCTTGATTATTGCGCTTTTGGTCAAGGCCGATTCCCTTGCGGTTTTAGGATCTGGGGATATGGGCGTAATGGCCGATATTTTAGGGGCCAACACCCTGTTTTTCTTGATGTTGTTGACCTTTGTAATCGGTTTGATCGGCCTTTTTGCCTATGTGTCCTTGGTACATAAACAGAAAATCACCCAACTTACGACTTCGCGTAAGAAAATCGATTTTAAAAGGGTCTTCTTTGCTTTTTTCGTTTGGGCCTTGATTTCCACGGCCTTTATCTCTGTCGATATCGTGCTTTCCCCGGAGAATTATGAATTCAATTTTAACTTGGAGCCGTTTTTAATCTTGGCAGTTATCGCCGTTTTGATGATTCCGCTACAGACGAGCATGGAAGAATACTACATGCGGGGCTATATGATGCAGGGGCTCGGAATTATGGCCAAGAACCGTTGGGTGCCTTTGTTCGTGACTTCCTTGCTTTTTGGGATCATGCACGTTTTTAATCCTGAAGTTGCGAAAATGGGCTATGGTATTTTGATTTTCTATATAGGCACAGGCTTTTTTCTCGGTATTATTACTTTGATGGACGAAGGTTTGGAATTGGCCTTGGGCTTTCATGCGGCCAACAACTTGACCGCAGCACTTTTGGTCACGGCCGATTGGACGGCTTTTCAGACCAACTCTTTGTACCGTGATGTTTCCGACCCTGTTTTAGGTTGGGATATTTTGGTGCCGGTCTTTGTCATCTATCCGTTATTACTTTATATGTTTTCCAAAAAGTACAAGTGGACCGATTGGAAGGAACGCCTAACAGGGGATGTGCCGTCAAAAGAGACATTTTTAGCCTTAAATAACGATAATGCAGACGTACAAGACCCTTCATCACCAATTTAA
- a CDS encoding AMP-binding protein, which produces MQTYKTLHHQFKLNGCSYSKEELKEVAYSLVKEGEAYEQAIGDFLIDWLNDAPSLTVHTSGSTGKPKPISLQKQHMVNSARATGAFFELQPGDTALLCLPASYIAGKMMLVRAMVLGLSLDCVHPSSKPLTETSASYDFVAMVPLQFENSLNELDGVKKLIVGGAPVSYKLKQSFLKAAQRTKVYETYGMTETITHIAVKPLLAELIESNIDLDVFTTLADVSVTTDERGCLVIDAPLVSNETIHTNDMVRLTSEKTFKWLGRLDNVINSGGVKLFPEQIEAKLASIMENRFFVAALPDEVLGQKLVLLVEGVQETAQLRNKIANLTSLKKFEVPKEIFTVEAFVETSSGKIKRKATLNKVAL; this is translated from the coding sequence ATGCAGACGTACAAGACCCTTCATCACCAATTTAAACTTAACGGATGTTCCTATTCCAAGGAAGAACTAAAGGAAGTTGCCTATAGTTTGGTAAAGGAAGGGGAGGCCTATGAACAAGCCATCGGCGATTTTCTTATCGATTGGTTGAACGATGCGCCCAGTCTAACCGTTCATACTTCGGGATCAACGGGAAAGCCCAAGCCTATAAGTTTGCAAAAGCAACATATGGTAAATTCGGCCCGTGCTACGGGCGCGTTCTTTGAGCTCCAACCTGGCGACACGGCCCTGCTATGTCTTCCCGCCAGTTATATTGCCGGTAAGATGATGTTGGTCCGCGCCATGGTCTTAGGGCTTTCCCTTGATTGTGTTCATCCATCCTCCAAACCATTGACGGAAACCTCGGCATCGTATGACTTTGTAGCCATGGTTCCCCTGCAGTTTGAAAATTCCTTGAATGAACTTGACGGGGTGAAAAAACTTATTGTTGGGGGCGCACCGGTTTCCTATAAATTGAAACAAAGCTTTCTTAAAGCGGCGCAGCGTACCAAGGTCTACGAAACCTATGGTATGACGGAAACCATAACCCACATAGCGGTGAAGCCCTTATTGGCAGAACTGATCGAATCGAATATAGATTTGGACGTTTTCACGACCTTGGCCGATGTTAGTGTTACCACGGATGAAAGGGGCTGCTTGGTAATCGATGCGCCATTGGTATCCAATGAAACCATCCATACCAATGATATGGTTCGCTTAACTTCGGAAAAGACTTTTAAGTGGTTGGGGCGTCTTGATAATGTCATTAACTCCGGGGGTGTAAAATTATTCCCTGAACAGATAGAGGCCAAGCTGGCCTCGATTATGGAAAACCGTTTTTTTGTGGCCGCCCTGCCCGATGAAGTATTAGGTCAAAAATTGGTTTTGCTAGTGGAAGGAGTTCAAGAAACGGCGCAATTAAGAAATAAGATTGCGAATCTTACATCCCTTAAAAAGTTTGAAGTGCCCAAGGAAATTTTTACCGTGGAGGCCTTTGTAGAAACCTCTAGTGGAAAAATAAAAAGAAAGGCAACCCTAAACAAGGTCGCCTTATAA